TGCATGACTTTCTCCCAGCCCTTGACCGGGTAGCTTTCCAGCGGCGCGCCCCAAGTGGTGCCGGCGTTGTTCACCAGAATATCCAGATGGGTGATCTGCTCGCCCAGCCTCGCGGCCAGTTCCTGTACGCCTTCTTCAGTCGCCAGATTCGCCGCCACACCGTGGCAAGTGCCCAGGGCACTGAGTTCTTCCGCGGTTTGATGGCAGGCTTCGGCGTCACGAGAGCAGACGAACACACGGGCGCCGGCTTCGACAAAGGCCTTGGCGATCATTTTGCCGATACCACGGGTGCCGCCGGTCACCAGAGCGGTGCGGCCTTGCAGAGAAAAGTACGGGTGCATGGCGAATCCTGAGGGCTAGGGATCAATACACCCTAGTCGCCAGCCGCGAAAAGCGGAGCCACTATTTTCGAAGGGAATGAGCGGTCATGCGCAGCGGCGGCGACGGTCAGTCGCCACCGCTAGAAGCAATATCAGGCGGCGCGAATGCGCAGGGTCAGGCCCTTGAGGAAGTTGCGCAGCAACTGGTCGCCGCACGGACGATAGTTGGTGTGGCCGACCTTGCGGAACAGTGCGCTCAGTTCAGGTTTGGACACCGGGAACTCGGCAGCCTTGAGGATCGCGTGCATGTCGTCTTCTTTTAGCTCGAAGGCCACGCGCAGCTTTTTCAGAATGATGTTGTTGGTCACCGGCACTTCGATCGGCTGCGGCGGACGGCTTTCGTCCTTGCCTCGCTTGAAGATCACCAGGCCGTCGAGGAAGTGTGCGATGACTTCGTCCGGGCAGCGCACGAAGCCTTCTTCGTCTTCTTCTTTCTTGTCGAGCCAGGTGATCACGTCGGCGAGGGCCACGTCCATGCCGCCGAGTTTGATGATCTCGACAACCTTCTTGTCGCTGATGTCGAGCATGTAGCGCACGCTGCGCAATACGTCGTTATGAATCATGTCGGTAATCCTGATAAGCGTTGTGGGCAGCACGCGGGCGCGCTGCCGGAATGTGTGGCGGCAGTGGAAGTCTTAGAACTTCTCTTTGCCGGACAGGTAGCGCCATTGGCCGACCGGGACTTTGCCGATCGAGACGCCACCGATACGGATGCGGCGGATGCCGACGACCTTCAGGCCGACCGCTTCGCAGAACTGGGCGATGATCCCCGGCTGCGGGTTTTTCATGGCGAAACGCAGGCGGTTTTCGTTCTGCCAGCTGGCCTTGACCGGCGGCAGTTCCTTGCCCTTGTGGGTCAGGCCATGCTGCAAGCGGTTGAGGCCGTGAGCGACCATGTCACCTTCGACCTCGACCACGTATTCCTGCTCGATCTTCGCGGCGTCAGCGGTGAGCTTACGCAAGATCTTCCAGTCCTGGGTGAACACCAGCAGGCCG
The sequence above is drawn from the Pseudomonas sp. FP2196 genome and encodes:
- a CDS encoding DUF1456 family protein, which gives rise to MIHNDVLRSVRYMLDISDKKVVEIIKLGGMDVALADVITWLDKKEEDEEGFVRCPDEVIAHFLDGLVIFKRGKDESRPPQPIEVPVTNNIILKKLRVAFELKEDDMHAILKAAEFPVSKPELSALFRKVGHTNYRPCGDQLLRNFLKGLTLRIRAA
- a CDS encoding rRNA pseudouridine synthase; its protein translation is MTDPIRLSKRLIELVGCSRREAELFIEGGWVTVDGEVIDEPQFKVGDQKVELDKDAKATAPEPVTILLNAPAGMDVETAMQSLSAETLSEEHRFSKRPLRGHFLRLTASADLQAKASGLLVFTQDWKILRKLTADAAKIEQEYVVEVEGDMVAHGLNRLQHGLTHKGKELPPVKASWQNENRLRFAMKNPQPGIIAQFCEAVGLKVVGIRRIRIGGVSIGKVPVGQWRYLSGKEKF